One window of the Fusobacterium animalis 7_1 genome contains the following:
- a CDS encoding OmpP1/FadL family transporter translates to MKKLLLLLAILSSGVYASSIDHIQTYSPDYLSNQAQTGMIDSVSPFYNPAGTARFEKGKYFHVGIQWAHGHEKMSYKEREHKAILNQLIPNITLTSTDDNGAYFFDFGGLAGGGKLNYDGVSGVDVLTDLAQFKPLGIYDKGSSLTGENMYEQATLGRAFSVNDKLSFSIAGRVVHGSRKLSGNLNIGVNPSTEYKQAKAQQITQEVSKAVDASTQGKGLSAAQIAAIKKQKTNEALTKFQQRVSGLVKDGLVGDIDAKREAWGYGFQLGINYKVNDKLNLAARYDSRVKMNFKSKGSEHQLQTTDVLGQTIGLTTFYPQYIIDSKVRRDLPAILSVGASYKITDNYLVSGTANYYFNRQARMDRVSAFGELEHGRDYKDGWEVAFGNEYKLNNRFTLIGSINYARTGAKNASFNDTEYALNSVTLGAGVRYNFDETLAITASVAHFIYEKEEGNFKEKYKVDENQKYHKQITAMGLSITKKF, encoded by the coding sequence ATGAAGAAATTATTATTGCTATTAGCAATACTATCAAGTGGGGTATATGCTTCATCAATAGATCATATTCAAACATATAGCCCAGATTATCTATCTAACCAAGCACAAACTGGTATGATAGATTCTGTATCACCTTTCTATAACCCTGCTGGAACTGCAAGGTTTGAAAAAGGAAAATATTTTCATGTAGGGATTCAATGGGCTCATGGACATGAAAAAATGTCTTACAAAGAAAGAGAACATAAAGCAATCCTGAATCAATTAATTCCAAATATAACATTGACATCAACAGATGATAATGGAGCATATTTTTTTGATTTTGGTGGACTTGCTGGTGGGGGAAAATTAAATTATGATGGTGTATCAGGAGTTGATGTTTTAACAGACTTAGCACAATTTAAACCATTAGGAATTTATGATAAAGGCTCTTCATTGACAGGAGAAAATATGTATGAACAAGCCACTTTAGGTAGAGCTTTTTCAGTAAATGATAAATTATCATTTTCAATAGCAGGTAGAGTAGTACATGGTTCAAGAAAATTAAGTGGTAATCTAAATATAGGTGTTAACCCAAGCACTGAATATAAACAAGCAAAAGCTCAACAAATAACTCAAGAAGTTAGCAAAGCTGTGGATGCTTCTACACAAGGAAAAGGGTTATCTGCTGCCCAAATTGCTGCAATAAAAAAGCAAAAAACTAATGAAGCATTAACAAAATTTCAACAAAGAGTGTCTGGCTTGGTTAAAGATGGTTTAGTTGGAGATATAGATGCAAAAAGAGAAGCATGGGGTTATGGTTTCCAATTAGGAATAAACTATAAAGTAAATGACAAATTAAATTTAGCTGCCAGATATGATTCAAGAGTAAAAATGAATTTTAAATCCAAAGGTTCTGAACATCAATTACAAACAACAGATGTTTTAGGACAAACTATTGGCTTGACTACTTTCTATCCACAATATATAATAGACTCAAAAGTAAGAAGAGATTTACCTGCAATATTATCAGTAGGTGCTTCTTATAAAATAACAGACAATTATTTAGTTTCTGGTACAGCCAATTATTACTTTAATCGTCAAGCTAGAATGGATAGAGTATCAGCTTTTGGTGAACTTGAACATGGTAGAGATTATAAAGATGGTTGGGAAGTAGCTTTTGGAAATGAATATAAACTAAATAATAGATTTACCTTAATTGGTAGTATAAACTATGCAAGAACAGGAGCTAAAAATGCTTCTTTTAATGATACTGAATATGCCTTAAATTCTGTTACATTAGGTGCTGGTGTCAGATATAATTTTGATGAAACTTTAGCTATTACAGCTTCTGTTGCTCATTTTATTTATGAAAAAGAAGAAGGAAATTTTAAAGAAAAATATAAAGTTGATGAGAATCAAAAATATCACAAGCAAATAACTGCTATGGGATTATCTAT